Proteins encoded together in one Salmo trutta chromosome 3, fSalTru1.1, whole genome shotgun sequence window:
- the LOC115174130 gene encoding uncharacterized protein LOC115174130, which translates to MKALFGLLVMLAAVSHGMERPCDAREDGAQCYGALGGTVYLQLINVVSGVPDILLKTESNDTAKVILKIRNRTPEIVKIHKSIETRAHFFINNGTFRIDNTERNDSAEYRLETFNLDGETLGTRRLQLFIEAPVSSPQLSSQCLTHGEMRVSCSSEGDGPQYSWTLDGHTHRDTVASPGDKTNTMTLKRGQSGDLTCTVKNNINSVTVSKIISPCEGIMYVNCTSNGTKISEWVIATGNTLCIELTTEAHTTVTNAFTSKTEATEEIIGMVAGSLVGIVLVLGMVLAVYCVQKNKKPPKTLVNVDSQDVEYANVRILKKQMRQKERKVEYRQVKILEGPQRSVDTLEEEDCVYARVRNVQ; encoded by the exons ATGAAGGCTCTGTTTGGACTGTTGGTGATGTTAGCAGCAGTGTCTCATG GCATGGAGAGGCCCTGTGATGCTAGAGAGGATGGAGCTCAGTGTTATGGAGCTCTGGGAGGAACTGTCTATCTCCAGCTGATAAACGTTGTCAGTGGAGTCCCTGACATATTATTAAAAACCGAATCCAATGATACTGCTAAAGTTATACTCAAAATTAGAAACAGAACCCCAGAAATAGTGAAAATCCACAAATCCATTGAAACCAGAGCACACTTCTTTATCAACAATGGGACTTTTAGGATAGATAACACAGAAAGGAATGATTCTGCTGAATATAGACTAGAAACATTTAATTTAGATGGGGAAACATTAGGGACCAGGAGACTACAACTGTTCATTGAAG CCCCAGTGTCCTCTCCTCAGCTGTCCTCTCAGTGTCTgacccatggagagatgagggtgTCCTGCTCCTCTGAGGGGGACGGTCCTCAGTACAGCTGGACTCTGGAtggacacacacatagagacactgTGGCCTCTCCTGGTGACAAGACAAACACCATGACACTGAAGAGAGGCCAGTCTGGAGATCTCACCTGCACTGTAAAAAACAACATCAACAGTGTTACTGTGAGCAAAATAATCTCCCCCTGTGAGG GGATTATGTATGTTAACTGCACTTCCAACGGGACAAAGATATCAGAGTGGGTGATTGCCACTGGTAATACCCTGTGTATTGAGCTTACAACAGAGGCACACACAACTGTGACAAATGCCTTCACCAGTAAAACAGAGGCAACCGAAG AGATCATAGGGATGGTAGCAGGGTCTCTGGTAGGCATAGTCCTTGTCCTAGGGATGGTGTTGGCAGTTTACTGTGTCCAGAAGAACAAGAAACCTCCAAAAACTCTAG TTAATGTTGACAGTCAGGATGTGGAATACGCTAATGTCAGGATACTGAAGAAGCAAATGAGACAGAAGGAAAGAAAGGTGGAGTACAGACAGGTGAAAATATTAGAGGGTCCCCAGCGGAGTGTAGACACACTTGAGGAGGAAGACTGTGTGTACGCCAGGGTACGGAACGTTCAGTGA